In Wenyingzhuangia fucanilytica, the following are encoded in one genomic region:
- a CDS encoding DUF2264 domain-containing protein yields MRIFKFYFLLITLGLGGFSIEAQSIDPTSVRDKMQRVANWQIEHFRDTYSGRKKPHHIADWTNGALYVGMVEYAKMAKDDQYWNWLKNIGEQQKWELHWRKYMADDHTIGQMYLELFRKYGDTTMIKSTKDRFDYIMANPSTQPITLDNYKHMERWTWCDALFMAPPIWAKLSNITGDKKYSDWMLKEYDATKEHLFDKEEHLFYRDNSFMSKRDHGKKIFWSRGNGWVFGGLTLLMDEYEPGSKEYEYFKSIYLKMAKKLIAIQTQEGHWAMSLLNQDVYKTPETSGTAFFTFGLAWGVNNGLLDDATYRPHIEKAWNCLISHINKDGMLGYVQPIGAGPDKSFKNETEVYGAGAFLAAGSQVYKMVGGQPIFQISEPDYIKSPKTGMTRKHWKDAALYMLEGAFSYIHSNNDPLKFPKIGNVAYPRWESQVPVEQLEGLCRTLFVASPLLKENPDLNINGIKIAEYYRQNMINLIDSNHPSFIKDKEGKWPGQTLVEFGALSMSMFVIPEVLWDPLSQEQKDILAKKMISYADGPTVPSNWKFFNIFILSFFKDQGYQVNETLLVDYLNKSLEHYRGDGWYNDNPAYDYYSMWAFQMYGPVWSQVFGKKYYPEIADKFKENFLPMAENYPYMFSEDGKMIAWGRSISYRFASVSPFPLLGFYEADIENANWGGYRRTASGVLLQFLQHPKFMKDRIPTLGFYGLFDPATQPYSCRGSVFWMAKSFLSLLSPEDSKFWNEVENNGVWENELKNTTTTNRFYEGSKIMVTNYKNIGASEIRAWCYVPRKDLKQEFRSSENYNKLSYNSAFPWQADNAKGVASMSYVFKTNIKETPYESGHLYRFNKFKNGVYYRKLNSEYIDGVTLQLADIPLDNGILRVDKIQSDKKVAFSLGNYALPDIHGGIKTYVKKRNKKEIHIIDNGVYQLATVPVLGWDSINSIKSTDIHPESKESMVTNVSKTYLPSDKNKVFVTAFLWKKSGEQFTDDELMVVKKVKVKKDNITITHTNNTKTNVSY; encoded by the coding sequence ATGAGAATTTTTAAATTTTATTTTCTGCTGATCACTTTAGGATTAGGGGGCTTTTCTATAGAGGCACAGTCTATAGATCCTACTTCTGTTCGAGATAAAATGCAACGAGTTGCTAACTGGCAAATTGAGCATTTTAGAGATACTTACAGTGGCAGAAAAAAACCTCACCACATAGCGGATTGGACTAATGGAGCTTTGTATGTAGGAATGGTAGAATATGCTAAGATGGCTAAAGATGACCAATATTGGAATTGGTTAAAAAATATAGGAGAACAACAAAAATGGGAATTACATTGGAGAAAGTATATGGCAGACGACCATACGATAGGACAAATGTATTTAGAGCTTTTTAGAAAATATGGAGACACCACAATGATAAAATCTACAAAAGATAGGTTTGATTATATTATGGCTAATCCAAGTACACAACCTATTACTTTAGACAATTACAAACATATGGAACGTTGGACTTGGTGTGATGCCTTGTTTATGGCTCCTCCAATTTGGGCAAAATTATCAAATATAACTGGCGATAAAAAATATTCTGATTGGATGCTGAAAGAATATGATGCTACCAAAGAACATCTTTTTGATAAAGAAGAACATTTATTTTATAGAGATAATAGTTTTATGAGCAAAAGAGACCATGGTAAAAAAATATTCTGGTCACGTGGTAATGGTTGGGTGTTTGGAGGATTAACACTTTTGATGGATGAATATGAACCTGGGTCTAAAGAATATGAATATTTTAAGAGTATTTATTTAAAAATGGCTAAAAAGCTTATAGCTATACAAACTCAAGAAGGTCATTGGGCAATGAGTTTATTAAATCAAGATGTTTATAAAACACCAGAAACTAGCGGAACCGCATTTTTTACTTTTGGTTTGGCATGGGGAGTTAATAATGGTTTGTTGGATGATGCAACTTATCGTCCACACATAGAAAAAGCATGGAATTGCTTAATAAGCCATATTAATAAGGATGGTATGTTAGGTTATGTACAGCCTATTGGAGCAGGACCAGATAAGTCTTTTAAAAATGAAACAGAAGTTTATGGAGCTGGAGCATTTTTGGCAGCAGGTTCTCAAGTCTATAAAATGGTAGGCGGACAACCTATTTTTCAAATATCAGAACCGGATTATATAAAAAGTCCAAAAACAGGAATGACTCGTAAGCATTGGAAGGATGCTGCTTTGTATATGTTAGAAGGAGCTTTTAGTTATATACATTCAAATAACGATCCGTTAAAATTTCCAAAAATAGGAAACGTAGCATATCCACGATGGGAATCACAAGTACCTGTTGAACAGTTAGAGGGGTTGTGCAGAACATTATTTGTAGCATCACCGTTATTAAAAGAAAATCCAGACTTGAATATTAACGGTATAAAAATAGCTGAGTACTATCGTCAAAATATGATCAATTTAATAGATTCAAATCACCCATCATTTATAAAAGACAAAGAAGGAAAGTGGCCAGGACAAACGTTGGTTGAATTTGGAGCTTTATCTATGTCTATGTTTGTTATTCCCGAAGTGTTGTGGGATCCTTTAAGCCAAGAACAAAAAGATATTTTAGCAAAAAAAATGATAAGTTATGCAGATGGACCCACCGTGCCATCTAACTGGAAATTCTTTAATATTTTTATATTAAGTTTCTTTAAAGATCAAGGATATCAAGTAAATGAAACCTTGTTAGTTGACTATTTGAATAAGTCTTTAGAACATTACCGTGGAGATGGTTGGTATAATGACAACCCAGCTTATGATTATTACAGTATGTGGGCATTTCAAATGTATGGGCCTGTATGGTCACAAGTTTTTGGGAAGAAGTATTATCCAGAAATAGCAGATAAGTTTAAAGAAAACTTTTTGCCTATGGCAGAAAACTATCCATATATGTTTAGCGAAGATGGTAAAATGATAGCCTGGGGAAGGAGTATTAGTTATAGGTTTGCCTCAGTAAGTCCATTTCCTTTATTAGGGTTTTACGAGGCGGATATAGAAAACGCTAATTGGGGCGGATACAGAAGAACGGCTTCAGGTGTTTTATTACAATTTTTACAACATCCAAAATTTATGAAAGATAGAATTCCAACTCTTGGTTTTTATGGTTTGTTTGATCCTGCAACACAACCATATAGTTGTAGAGGAAGTGTGTTTTGGATGGCAAAATCTTTTTTAAGTTTACTTTCTCCTGAAGATAGTAAATTTTGGAATGAAGTAGAAAATAATGGTGTTTGGGAAAACGAGTTGAAGAATACTACTACCACCAATCGTTTTTATGAAGGTTCCAAAATTATGGTAACAAATTATAAAAACATAGGAGCTTCAGAAATTAGAGCTTGGTGTTATGTTCCTAGAAAAGATTTAAAGCAAGAATTTCGTTCAAGTGAAAATTATAATAAACTTTCGTACAATTCTGCATTTCCATGGCAAGCAGATAATGCAAAAGGTGTTGCTTCTATGAGTTATGTTTTTAAAACAAATATAAAAGAAACACCATATGAATCAGGTCACTTATACCGTTTTAATAAATTTAAAAACGGTGTCTATTATAGAAAATTAAACTCAGAATATATTGATGGAGTAACATTACAATTAGCAGACATACCTCTGGATAATGGTATTTTAAGAGTTGATAAAATTCAATCAGATAAAAAAGTAGCGTTTAGCTTAGGAAATTATGCTTTGCCAGATATTCATGGAGGAATTAAAACATATGTCAAAAAAAGAAACAAAAAAGAAATACATATTATTGATAATGGGGTATATCAGTTGGCAACAGTTCCTGTTTTAGGTTGGGATAGCATTAATTCTATAAAATCAACGGATATCCATCCTGAATCAAAAGAAAGTATGGTAACTAATGTTTCTAAAACCTATTTACCATCTGATAAAAATAAAGTGTTTGTAACTGCCTTTTTATGGAAAAAATCGGGAGAACAGTTTACTGATGATGAGCTGATGGTTGTTAAAAAAGTAAAAGTAAAGAAAGATAATATAACCATTACTCATACAAATAATACCAAAACCAACGTGTCTTATTAG
- a CDS encoding T9SS type A sorting domain-containing protein, producing MKKIILSAVMATTMMTQAQYVQNFESTPTTNDYLIGNNGPAATPKMIGSWEVNPEKSGINTSDNCIKDLEEAEAKSWAYPVIEFGTGGFIMDATNGKYLKIKILSTNKTDFSMTLSPRIGGVLTPVTQTFNGVTLNTWFEAIFDYSTEADGYVSRLDFYFDKNEGVYYIDDLTQTTATTLGTKNNELSEVLVYPNPANNTISISGNNNIESIAIYDVLGKEVLAFNSNTNLDISSLMSGIYILKTNNGSIQRFVKK from the coding sequence ATGAAAAAAATTATTTTATCAGCTGTAATGGCTACAACTATGATGACACAGGCACAGTATGTACAAAATTTTGAATCAACCCCAACGACTAATGATTATCTTATAGGAAATAATGGCCCTGCTGCAACTCCAAAAATGATAGGTTCTTGGGAAGTAAATCCTGAGAAGTCAGGAATCAATACAAGTGATAATTGTATCAAAGATTTAGAAGAAGCAGAAGCTAAGAGTTGGGCATATCCAGTTATAGAATTTGGAACAGGTGGTTTTATCATGGATGCAACCAATGGGAAATATTTAAAAATTAAAATTTTATCTACCAATAAAACTGATTTTTCAATGACATTAAGTCCACGTATTGGAGGTGTTCTTACTCCTGTTACCCAAACATTTAATGGAGTCACTCTAAACACATGGTTCGAAGCAATATTTGATTATTCAACAGAAGCTGATGGTTATGTATCACGTTTAGATTTTTATTTTGATAAAAATGAGGGTGTTTATTATATAGATGATTTAACACAAACAACTGCTACTACTTTAGGAACTAAAAACAATGAGTTAAGTGAGGTTTTAGTTTATCCAAATCCTGCAAATAACACCATTTCTATATCGGGAAATAATAATATTGAATCCATAGCTATTTATGATGTTTTAGGTAAGGAGGTCTTAGCTTTTAATAGTAACACCAATCTTGATATATCGTCTCTTATGTCGGGGATTTATATTTTAAAAACAAATAACGGAAGTATTCAAAGGTTTGTAAAAAAATAA
- a CDS encoding RagB/SusD family nutrient uptake outer membrane protein — translation MTCFACSDSFLEEKNPNNISTDSFWKTIGDLDNGLTSVYNALKNGSVLRTSDEYNRSDMTYPGFGRPSTTNDYYLQTFNNSADAPNSKWSALYEGIFRANQVIEATHNLMGTFQNAESEEYALKILAQARALRGLFYFYLHSGFNNGSVVIIDFVPENESEFYQPLSSEDKVQEFYLEDFEFALDNLPTKEEYEDNELGRITKGAVAALLGKSYLYDGDYERAATYFKSVIEDYNYSLTPEIGSNFTTKDEFNEESILEIAYSLKYNSELNAFEEAQTSSPLNFTFAPAGTPGGYRSLYPATWLNLLYRNEPLDMSDSRNVVTRPRLDANGLPVLDVNGDVVMDENVPRSFSLRTSASIALPDDLDTPLYQLSSAQGAQYNNGEHSYWRKYTNWDITDSERNISSTTPRSGVNIRVIRLADIYLMYAECLIKGGTDGSGVTEALKYINRVRRRSAVQLLGTTSSSEYPLNDHDNKVYTASELMEHLMYVERPLELSAEGNAIRFLDLRRWGIIKQRFEEISIKRYVSENYKYEKIPETGKEFGESGTKFDALIMEYDGTNGTPFTKWDNEHAEAANNYNENNHSYWPIPSSEITANPRLYDTP, via the coding sequence ATGACATGTTTTGCATGTAGTGATAGTTTTTTAGAAGAAAAAAATCCAAACAATATATCTACTGATAGTTTTTGGAAAACAATAGGGGATTTAGATAATGGATTAACATCAGTATACAATGCTCTTAAAAACGGAAGTGTTTTAAGAACAAGTGACGAGTATAATAGGAGTGATATGACCTACCCTGGTTTTGGAAGACCTAGTACAACAAATGACTATTATTTACAAACATTTAACAATTCTGCTGATGCACCAAATTCAAAGTGGTCAGCATTGTATGAAGGAATTTTTAGAGCAAACCAAGTAATTGAGGCTACTCATAATTTAATGGGAACTTTCCAAAATGCAGAATCAGAAGAGTACGCATTAAAAATATTAGCACAGGCAAGAGCTTTAAGAGGACTGTTTTATTTTTACCTACACAGTGGTTTTAATAATGGTTCTGTAGTTATTATAGATTTTGTTCCAGAAAATGAATCTGAATTTTACCAACCTTTAAGTTCTGAAGATAAAGTACAGGAATTTTATTTAGAGGATTTTGAATTTGCTTTAGATAATTTACCTACAAAAGAAGAGTATGAAGATAATGAACTAGGTAGAATTACAAAAGGAGCCGTAGCGGCTTTATTAGGAAAAAGTTATTTGTATGATGGTGATTACGAAAGAGCTGCCACTTATTTTAAATCAGTTATCGAAGATTATAATTATAGCTTAACACCAGAAATTGGAAGTAATTTTACAACTAAAGATGAGTTTAATGAAGAGTCTATTTTAGAAATAGCATATTCTTTAAAATATAATTCTGAATTAAATGCTTTTGAAGAAGCACAAACATCTAGTCCACTTAATTTTACATTTGCACCTGCAGGAACTCCAGGAGGATATAGAAGTTTATATCCTGCAACTTGGTTAAATCTATTGTATAGAAATGAACCATTAGACATGAGTGATTCTAGAAATGTGGTTACAAGACCACGTTTAGATGCAAATGGATTACCTGTATTAGATGTAAATGGAGATGTTGTTATGGATGAAAATGTTCCTAGGTCATTTTCTTTAAGAACTTCGGCATCCATAGCATTACCTGATGATTTAGACACTCCTTTATATCAATTAAGTTCTGCTCAAGGAGCTCAATATAACAATGGAGAGCATTCATATTGGAGAAAATATACCAATTGGGATATCACTGATAGTGAAAGAAATATTTCATCAACCACACCTCGTTCAGGAGTTAATATTCGTGTGATTCGTTTGGCAGATATATATTTAATGTATGCTGAGTGTTTAATAAAAGGAGGAACAGATGGAAGTGGAGTTACAGAAGCTTTAAAGTACATAAATAGGGTAAGAAGACGTTCTGCCGTTCAATTATTAGGAACTACTAGTTCAAGTGAATACCCTTTAAATGATCATGATAACAAAGTGTATACTGCTAGTGAATTAATGGAGCATTTAATGTATGTTGAAAGACCTTTAGAGCTTTCTGCCGAAGGAAATGCTATTCGTTTTTTAGATTTAAGACGTTGGGGAATTATTAAACAGCGTTTTGAAGAAATATCTATAAAAAGATATGTTTCAGAGAATTATAAGTATGAAAAAATCCCCGAAACAGGAAAAGAATTTGGAGAGAGTGGAACTAAGTTCGATGCCTTAATTATGGAGTATGATGGAACAAACGGAACTCCTTTTACTAAATGGGATAATGAACATGCAGAGGCTGCAAATAATTATAATGAAAACAATCATTCTTATTGGCCTATACCAAGTAGTGAAATAACAGCTAATCCAAGACTTTATGACACTCCCTAA